In Xanthomonas sacchari, a genomic segment contains:
- a CDS encoding response regulator transcription factor: MPRALVIEDDEVTARDIVAELGAHGFSTDWIADGRDGLQRALTDGYDIITLDRLLPGMDGIDVVSELRKRAVQTPVLMISALSEVDERVRGLRAGGDDYLTKPFSPDELVARAEVLVRRHRNAATTPETRLRVADLELDLVRHNALRAGQPLALLPTEFRLLEFLMRNAGQVVTRQMIFEHVWGFHFDPGTNVIDVHIGRLRRKIDGNGQPPLIRTMRGSGYVLAPAE; the protein is encoded by the coding sequence ATGCCCAGAGCCCTGGTCATCGAAGACGACGAAGTGACCGCCCGCGACATCGTCGCGGAACTCGGCGCGCATGGCTTCAGCACCGACTGGATCGCCGACGGGCGCGACGGCCTGCAGCGCGCGCTGACCGATGGCTACGACATCATCACCCTCGACCGCCTGCTGCCCGGCATGGACGGCATCGACGTCGTCTCCGAACTGCGCAAGCGCGCGGTACAGACGCCGGTGCTGATGATCAGCGCGCTCTCGGAGGTGGACGAGCGCGTGCGCGGCCTGCGCGCGGGCGGCGACGACTACCTGACCAAGCCGTTCTCGCCCGACGAACTGGTGGCGCGCGCCGAGGTGCTGGTGCGCCGCCATCGCAACGCGGCCACCACGCCCGAAACCCGCCTGCGCGTGGCCGACCTCGAACTCGACCTGGTCCGCCACAACGCATTGCGCGCCGGCCAGCCGCTGGCCCTGCTGCCCACCGAATTCCGCCTGCTCGAATTCCTGATGCGCAACGCCGGCCAGGTGGTGACCCGGCAGATGATCTTCGAACACGTCTGGGGCTTCCATTTCGACCCCGGCACCAACGTGATCGATGTCCATATCGGGCGCCTGCGCCGCAAGATCGACGGCAACGGCCAGCCACCGCTCATCCGCACGATGCGCGGCTCGGGATATGTCCTTGCCCCCGCTGAGTGA